The Papaver somniferum cultivar HN1 unplaced genomic scaffold, ASM357369v1 unplaced-scaffold_107, whole genome shotgun sequence genome includes a region encoding these proteins:
- the LOC113328413 gene encoding uncharacterized protein LOC113328413, whose translation MSNYICFARSLIFTIISFGILMHEFVEGNTTSNTATSIIKTIKGDNGEIIDCYDIYNQPAFNNPLLRNHKIQMEPSSYPKGVQPKDQGIFKLTQSWHKYGLCPEGTVPVRRSRKNYNPRASISSSRQPFPSLMDATTTVEYAIITPDGDTFQGAQASINIWKPLIEQPEEYSTSQIWISTGHMQEVIITGWEVNKKLYDDNEPRFTLHWTADKFNTTGCYNIYCPGFVQTTSKISLGSNFDHISLINGTQYSSTFVMFQEKSTGNWWLQLEGIVVGYWPHLLFKQLSVKATRTDFGGFVLNTKPNGRHTSTQMGSGHFPSEGAFGISSFFDRVKVVDGNYESKIPKYVTKSITNPNCYDLILDKDDSSGIKFNYGGPGFSSTCQ comes from the exons ATGTCAAATTATATCTGCTTCGCTCGTTCTCTTATATTTACCATAATCTCTTTTGGAATtctaatgcatgaatttgttgaagGTAACACAACTTCAAATACAGCTACCTCAATAATCAAGACTATAAAG GGTGACAATGGAGAGATTATCGATTGTTACGATATATACAACCAACCTGCTTTCAACAATCCTTTGCTTCGTAATCACAAGATACAG ATGGAACCAAGTTCATATCCGAAAGGAGTACAACCAAAGGATCAAGGAATCTTTAAGCTAACACAATCTTGGCATAAGTATGGATTATGTCCAGAAGGAACTGTCCCCGTACGAAGGTCTAGAAAGAATTACAATCCAAGAGCATCAATTTCGAGTTCACGCCAGCCTTTCCCATCTTTAATGGATGCTACTACTACCGTTGAG TACGCGATAATTACTCCAGATGGAGACACTTTTCAAGGAGCACAAGCGAGTATTAACATTTGGAAACCACTAATCGAACAACCAGAAGAATATAGTACATCACAAATTTGGATTTCGACGGGCCACATGCAAGAAGTTATTATAACCGGTTGGGAA GTTAACAAAAAGTTATACGATGACAACGAGCCAAGGTTCACTTTGCACTGGACA GCTGACAAATTCAACACGACGGGTTGCTACAATATATATTGCCCAGGTTTTGTGCAGACAACGTCAAAGATCTCCCTTGGTTCCAACTTCGATCATATATCTCTTATTAATGGCACCCAGTACTCTTCCACCTTCGTAATGTTTCAG GAGAAATCAACTGGAAATTGGTGGTTGCAATTAGAAGGTATTGTTGTGGGATACTGGCCACATCTTCTTTTTAAGCAATTATCAGTAAAGGCAACACGAACAGATTTTGGTGGATTTGTTTTAAATACAAAACCTAATGGGCGACATACCAGTACTCAAATGGGCAGCGGTCATTTTCCTTCTGAAGGAGCTTTTGGGATATCAAGTTTTTTTGATCGAGTTAAAGTAGTTGATGGAAATTATGAATCTAAAATACCTAAATATGTTACCAAGTCCATAACAAATCCAAATTGCTACGATTTGATCCTTGACAAGGATGATTCCAGTGGCATCAAATTCAACTATGGAGGTCCTGGTTTTTCCAGTACTTGTCAATGA